DNA from Pecten maximus chromosome 18, xPecMax1.1, whole genome shotgun sequence:
ATTCAGGGTCAAGGCTGGGGACATGTATACCAGGATGACTCTTATTAACATCACTTTGAATGAGAACACCTatgactgttgtacagtaattatatatatataaggtctaTAGTAATTAAGGTCCAACTGCCATGATCTACCAAGGGATATCATGCAGAAAAGGCCAGATGATATTGTACAAAAAAGGCCCACTGGTATCTGTTGTATGGAAAGACAAAAAAATGTGTCACTGCACTCTCTACTTTTCATATCGAACCTGCCACAGAGGTATACACAGACTCACAGATTATTAAACAAGAAGATGACAAGTTTGCCAGGGAAATATATCTTGCCCAGAACTAATAACAGACTACATTTCCCATATTGGTGGTGTAAACAAGGCAGATCAAAACCTGCagtatttaattaatcatataAGCTGAACTCTTATCAGGTGTTCCTTCAATGTACCAACAACCTTCCTGGACAGGGCAAGCAATAGTTGTCATTCCTGCAGTATACATAAAGCATCATATGGGGACTGGTTGATAAATTCACCTCAAGAAAGGATTGTCTGACCCTACCTGGGACAAGTTTGCATCTCGGTCATGGTATCatgtttgttacatgtgttgCACAAAGAGACAGCAGGATAAATCAGTCAGTCTTTTTgctgaacatttcatttttctggCAGTATTAATTTGCTTGAACTACTAAGTTGCAAGCAATGAATATCATTTACATTGTACCtcattatgaaaattaaaaaataatgaaaacaagaaaaacaaattaaaagaaagaaagaaaaattgaagaaaaaaaaaagcctTACGAAAATGCGTTTTTGTAATAttgcatcaaaatataaaaaaaaatcatgtattttaaaacacaacttgttaaaaaaaatgaaaaaaaaaaaccaaacaaacaaagaaaaaggcTGCCCTTTCATGCTTGCAAGTGACTACCCACCCTTGATGCAAGCGTTTAACACTTGATTCACTGTGTtgttcattgtattgttttcaatttctttttccctcgtttatattaaatgttagaaGAGCTCATTCAAACTGTATTTTGCTTCCTAAGTTTTCGTTGCGGCGAGAGTTATCCTTCTTGATGTTGGAACCGCGTCGTCAAAATGGCGGCTAACAACCAAAATCGAGAATTTGCTGTTGGTACTGCATGCTACCGCTGACTGTACAGAGCGGTTTCCAAAAACAATATCCAATAGTTAGATTTGTAAATCTCgtttttaaaagtataatatGATACTTGTTTCCATGACGAATGTACGTTTTGATCGCGCTGCAAAACGAAAGTACACATTCCCAAATTTGGAATTGTGTTCTCCGCTAGAATTATACGCAAGGTAGGCAAGTCACAAGCCAATTTGTTGTTTTCGACTGTATTTTTCACGCGTATTAAATCTATAAGATATTCTCGATAATCCTGTTTACTTATGTGCGTCTGTATCATCAATTCTGCAATGCATTTCTCTCAAAAACgtgcttttaaaaataaatgtcaaattgaaCGTCAATAATCGTAAATTAATTCAGGCCAGGAAAAGCCACGTGCATATTTTCTTAGGGCCACAATACCCATCATGCAATTTATTCAGTGACGAAAGTGTTAAATAATAGTTTGAACATCTTTTCGTCTAAATATGTGAATGTTCTTCTAATTAGTCCTAGAATACTATTTGCTTTATTCACTCCCAACTGGATATGGGttctaaaatttaaattttcatctACTGTCACTCCAATGTCCTTTTCAGATGTTATACTTTCTAGTTCTAATTTTTCACCCGTTGTTCCTGACATGTAATATAATCTTTTCTCTTTGGAGTTAATTGAGAGCACTTTGCATTTGTTTGGGTGGAATTTTAGTAGCCATTTTGCAGACCATTGTTCAAGTTTGCTCAGATCATTTTGCAGAATGTCTTTATCGTTATTATTTCTGATTTCTCGGTATAGTTTTGTATCATCCGCAAAAAGTGGGGAATTTGATTTGGGAATTTCAggtaaatcattaatatatattacaaacaagATTGGTCCAAGCACGCTTCCTTGGGGTATACCGCTTACTACGGGGTACGTTTTTGAGGATTCTCCATTTACTAGTACTCTTTGACATCTGTTGCTGAGGATGTCTTTTATCCAGTTAGTGACCTGATCACTAATTCCGTATCCTTTAATTTTCTCGAGTAATCGACGATGTGGGACTTTGTCGAAGGCTTTCATGAAGTCCATGTATACAACATCCAGCTGACCGCCATTATCAATTATTTCTGTCCATTCTTCCAAAACCATTAGTAGTTGAAGTTGTGTAGATCTCCCGGAGACAAAGCCAAATTGTTTATTGCTGAGTAGATTATTTATGTTCATATGATTGACTATGCTATCCCTTACTAATTGTTCCAATGTTTTTCCTACTATGCTGGTTAaactgactggtctgtagttcCCTGCCTCTGATTTTGAGCCCTTTTTGAAAATAGCAGTAATGTTTGCCTCTTTCCAAGCTTCTGGTAATTTACCGTCCTGTAgtgatttgttaaatatttctgaCAGAGGTTTACTGATATGTTTTCGTAGTTCTTTCAGTATTTTAGGGTGCATCATGTCTGGTCCTtgagatttattttcatttagatCCGACAGCAGTTTTTCAACCTTTTGCTGAGTGCATATGATATCCTCAAACGGGTGAACTATGTTGCTTTTGTTGAATTCTGGTAGGTCTCCTAGGGGTTCTTGGGTAAAAACACTGCTGAAGAACTTGGCGAGAACTTCGGCTTTGTCCTTATCTCTCACTGCAATTTTTGTATCATCTCCGTTCAGACCCTTAAGGTCCGAAATTCCAGTTTTGACCTTTCTTTTGGAGTTGACATATTTCCAAAATTTCTTAGGTTGTTCCTTAATATCCTCGGcaatttttttctcaagttcTCTTTTGGATTTTCTGACTTCCCATTTCAGCTGGTTTCTGATTTTCGCATATTCCTTATATTTTTCTTCAGATTTGGTTTCCATGTAGCGCTGCCATGCTCTGTGTTTTTTGTTAATCTTTTTCAGAATAGACTCTTTTAGTGGCATGTGATCCTTTTTGTTTCCCTGGTGGCTgttaaatttgtgttttgggatatattgatttgaaagttttgttataaaatcGGTATTTAATAGATACCGATTAATAGATATACACATCTACCCCAGGTGTTATCCAGAAAACCAAATAAAATGAAGTATCAGTTTATACCTCAACATTTTATTAGAGACAAAAAGAAAGGGtaactgtgtattatatatggcacgtaaaatgttgatatgaagtATCTTTAACACCTACAGTACAGAGTTCCAAACCTCAGTCCAATTAACTCTATTCCACATGTACAtgaagtattatatatataattatatttctttcCCAATAACAACTTcagaatacatgtattattttttaccCACTCTAGCGATTAaatcacaggtacttgtggacatgataatgatgtttttaatttaaatgttacattatagcagagacctatataaaGGTCTCTGATTATAGAcaagtaaattattgtatttcaatcacatgcttaatttgtaaaaaaaaaaaaaatatcataccttggccttataaatactatttataaagccaaggtacaatatattttttcattgtcaGCCTCAGGGCCAagggaaactcgggctagccATAACGGTGTACTGTGTTCGCGTTCTACATAATCACCCGGAAAGTATAGTCATCTTAAACACCGATATCCTGGACGCAAATTTATACATTGGTCATTggatatgttatatacatgagtatataatatatctcgCCTACTTtacttgtatattatatacttatatacttcTAAAAATACTTTGCGAATTTCCGCCAGATGTTGTAAAGGAAGTCTGCTGTGGAACTACACTGTCTACAGGCCTTAAGTTAACTTACCGATAACATTGATCTCATAATTTCTCGCTTTCAGACGATTCATCATAAAATTCTTCACTCTTTCTCCAAGCCTTCCATCTCTGGCTGACCCAACAAACACCACAATCTTCAGATTTTTAGAAGCAGTTTTAGAAGCCATTCTGATCGCTGTCTTGTACGCCCGGTACATTGCCTGTCTCAGCGACAATTGAAGAGTGCCGCCTGTGTGAAACGACCTTCAGCTCGAGTTATCGAACTTGTTTAGCCGGGTGAAAAACTGGAATGCGCAGCATTTTGTTACTCTATAAGCTATAGGTGTGACTATTGCAATTACACTAATAAAATAGTTACCGtaaatgtaacaataaaacaggTATAGATTTCTACGGTaaataataaagatacaatAGCGCAATAGTATAGAGTGCTCAAACTAAATGTTTCGACGAAAGAGTTATTTGCCCTTCGCAGAACTCTCTTTTCAATAACACAGCCTGTCAAAAACAACACGTGCGTGCTGTCTAGGTCTACTGATTTGTGCTGCCCTTGGaagtatatttgtttttaatgattCTAAGGCATGGTGATGGATTGCCTCTTAGCACGAAAGCTGAGCATGTACTAATCATTTGCAGTACTGTTAGACAACTGCCTTGAACAGAACGATTACGCAGGTGCTGAGTTCATGAACATGATgaatatatgtcatttttttcttcatctAAATTAAGTTAAGCAAACGTTCCTACGGATGTACTGTAGCCCTTCATCTGAAATCATGATGTTTCTTTATGCGGAACCTCCTTGTGTCTTACCCTAGTTTTATACACCAATTTTCAAGAAAGTTGTTGATAAGTCATGGTTTAGAAtagatatacatttaaaaaattgatattttttactagaatttatatttttaatattatgatttattttaattggCATTTTAGGATTAATCAACACATTCCAATAACTTGGATATAGGCTATCTGTAGTTTTTAATCACTGAGTTTGTTACATGTAGCCGATCATGTACATGTGCATCCAGGACTTGCAATGGTCTAGATACATGTAGTCACCTCACCTGCTGGCATCGTATCAACAAAGCTCTGTAAACAACAATTAAGACTTGTGTGTATGTCCTGCATACTCACCTGTTGGGATCATATCAATAAATCTCTATGGTAAAAAACAAGAATGACACGTTCTATATAATCAACTGTCCAAAATTaagaacatgtacatatatagaataAAATCTACAGCTAGGCCTGTCCGCTCGCCTTGAAACAGCTTCATCATTGGTACACTGTACATGAAGTCATGAAAACCAATTTacaacagaataaaaaaaacaaaacatgggAGAACATACAGTAATAATGAAAGAgattattagatatttgtaataagagagaaaaaatgcCCAGTACTCAAACCCTATAGACCTCTAACTATATGATCACAGCGACATGTATAGTATATGATAAAATTAgccagaaaaatatatataaattcatcaTAAACTGGTACTTCTGGCTATTCAAGActataaacatcttgtagtttGAGCTAACTGGCCTACATACCATAATTAACATAAATTGTTGTGGTTGACCTGGACCAGGTTAATTAAAATGACGGTGGTAAGATATCTCAAATCATTGCAGTGTCCGTCAAGAgttcagaggtcccaggtttgagTTCTGGTCTGCTTATAAGGGTGGTATAGGGTCTTGTGTATGTCTTCTTGGTCAAAGACTTTGTTAACTCTTTCAGTACCATAGTCGACATCAAAATGTGCTCCCTCTTCCCTGTTGTCGACTATATTCAACATAATTTTAAGCTCCCTCTTCCCCGTGGTTGACTATAGTTGACATAATTTCAAGCTTCGATCCTCTTCCCCACTGTTAACTATACGCTattaaagtgttgatttgttgaagATATCACCCGGCATATACAATCAACCGATGAAATGACATATAAAAAGTGTTAAAAAGgtttgaaacaaacatttttgttgataaattcgtttttttattttgttcggGCTACAAATTTTTCCGTGAGAGTAATAGgtgatattttctcaatatgttgttaatgtaaacaatatggcagcttgctacatttgcattttagaATCAGTTTCTAGGATGTTTCAGAGTGTTCAATCTGACATTTAGATCttatttagttaaatatttcttaattatgtacaaagaTGGCAATAACCTTTgtgtttttatatgaaaaaaataacacaccAAAAACGCACATGTAGTCTGCCGGTCACGGGTCAATCTAGAATTTGGAGGTCCCAGGTCAATCTGGAGTTTGGAGGTCCCAGGTCAATCTAGAATTTGGAGGTCACAGGTCAATCTAGAATTTGGAGGTCCCAGGTCAATCTAGAATTTGGAGGTCACAGGTCAATCTGGAGTTTGTAGGTCACAGGTCAATCTAGAATTCGGAGGTCCCAGGTCAatctagagttcagaggtcccaGGTCAATCTAGAAATCAGAGGGCCCAGGTCAAtctagagttcggaggtccCAGGTCAATCTAGAGTTCGGAGGTACGTCCCAGGTCAATCTAGAGTTCGGAGGTACGTCCCAGGTCAatctagagttcagaggtcacaggtcaatctagagtttggaggtcacAGGTCAAtctagagttcggaggtccCAGGTCAATCTAGAGTTCGGAGGTCACAGGTCAATCTAGAGTTCGGAGGTCACAGGTCAAtctagagttcggaggtcccaggtcaatctagagttcggaggtccTAGGTCAAGTCCTGGTCTTGTTGCGTTAtccctctcctgttacacaatatcaactttattttgtacacacaacatgtacatttctCATGCTTTGAGATTAaagtatattattttattttcagagaTGGCTGCCTGTAGATTATCCTCTCGGTTAGGCGACAGCCTCAGGAAGGTTTATGGGAGGTCTACCAATGTTTGTGATCTGTGTTGGCAGAGGTCGCTTAATATTGGatcttcttcacaaaagaatGAACTACACAAACTTAATGATGAAAAAGTGATGAGATCTTCTGCACCTCCTCTAACTCCTGAAGGAGGACATTATTTATCAGCCAGAGGGCTTTAtacaaacagtattttcaaagcatttatttttgatatggCTAAATCTACAAAACTATCTTGTTCGGGCAAACCAATGATAAGGACATCAGTGCTATGGTTAAATTACTTTTCTGGGACCAGGTTAAAATTGAACTCAAATCTATTTTGTGGTTCTAGACATTTTTGTAGTGCTGAATTCAGAAGAGATCTAGACAACACTGCAGAAATGAAGGAAGATCTTGGTGCTGATTCTGATACACAGGAAATGGATGAAACTGTTGGCGAGATGTTGCTCAATGTCAGTAACCATGGTGACCAGCAGGTTATTTCCAAACCTTTGGACGTTTATGATTACAGTACTAGAAATCAGGACAGTCAACTCCCCGGTACCACACAGCCTGCTCCACCATTGCCTTTTCAATCCTATAACTTGGCACCTTTTATAGCCAAATCTGATGTATTAAAATACCTGTTACATTTGAATGTGAATCTGGCAAAGGTTGAAGCAAAGCGGAATGCAGCCAGTAGTCTTGTGAAGTTGGACTTGAAGCAGGACGTCATGCCAGTGATGTTTTTCCTGAAGGAGGCCGAGATACCAGATGACAAATTAGGAAAAGTCATTGGTCTTTATCCTTTCATATTTGAGAAGTTTGATGAAGCAAAGGTAACATTTCATTGTATCCCCACTTTATTCCTGGGGGCCGGAGAATTGTATAGTGGCTATATTTTGCAGGGGTTTTATTTGCGATACATTTGCTTTTTCACGAAAATCCAGGAATTCTAAACACTAGTGAAATATTGAGTATATCACTGACATTGTAGAGAGGTTCAACATTATAGTATGTATCATTATTGGTAAATATATAACTAAACAACTCTACATAAGattaatgtacattttaatcAACTGAAAAATAGAAGTTGGGATATTAAACGTATTCTGGTAACAGGTAGatacatgttaaaatatattgatatacaagtgatacacaaaaataattttaaaaaataggTGTAAAGGGAAATTGAAACCATGTTAATATGTTCCGTAAACGAAAACGCAAAATATTGACCCTGCAATTTTAAATTGCACTACACGGtatttataaaagaaattatGTGCAAGATGAGACTAATTTGTGATCATCTTTGTTAATCTCTTAAACATAACGGTGTTGTTCCCTAATTGtattaatacactgtatatcattatttcaaGCTCAATGTTTATGTTGTCACTGTCTGTTTTGCAAAAGACACAAAAAATGTACTGTAATTATAAAGATGATAGTGATGGAGTTTACTGGTATGCACCGGAGAGACAATTAACTTGCATTCAAAAGTCTCAATGATGTATTGTACCAAGTTTAACTAGAGAAGAAACATCCTTAACTGtcaaaaaatgaagaaataatcATTTTCCATTTTGCTGTATATCTTCTGGTGGTAAAGATTCAAAATTTTGTACAAGTCTTGCATTCCCAAagttaaaagtttaaaaaattaaaatagatacgggtatatacatttaaacagTAAATTCATTATagatttaatttcatttacGATTAGACCAATATGTAGCTATGGAGTCAGCATCGATTAGACCAATATGTAGTTATGGAGTCAGCATTGTCTGTTTCAACCAATATCCTGTAACAAACAAAATTGATAATCCATCCACAATTAtctcatcctcatatgaccctggctgttgtgagGACGTTTAACccctgaaaacaaaaatctcATTCATTATCTAGTTGTTTCAGGAGCGAGATTGACACAGTTGTCTCACTTTGCTTTCAACCCATGTCACTTTTCTTCTCTATCTTGCAGTTGATGATGGagtatttcaaattaaaaaaatttaaaaaggagTCCATTGCACATATAATTGTTGGAGCACCAACCGTTCTAGGACTGCAGGTTGTTACAACTGACACAAGAATTGGAGCATACCAAAAGTTCTTCAATCTCACAGGTAAGTTTGGAGTTCTCcagcattatttatttttaaacatctTCCCTATAAGCGGCATAGAGCAATGATGTTAGGCCAGTAAAATGCTGTGAGGGCCATCAAATTGGTTCAAAGGAATAACTTGACCTATTTTCATTCAGATTCAAATATTGAAAGCTTCAAGTGACTTAGAAAAAAATGCAGTATACCAAATATAATTGTTCCAAAGTTATTCTGAATTAAAGACTGTCAAGTTTGTCAAATTACAATTGTAAGGATTGGAATGTTAGCAgtaaaatctaaaattaaataGGTTAAAATTAATGTGATGAAAACCTGATTTTATGTCCTGGTGCAGGTGACCAGACCAGACAGGTGATGACCAGGGTCCCACGAATTCTTCTCAATCACCCCGACGTATTAAAGGTATGGCCAAGTTATAGCATAGCCAAGGACATGCCTCTTCATACATAGGAAGATCACATTTAATGTTCCCAAACAATAACCAATACAGGAAGATAAATGTTCATCTTGCCCCTCCTGAATAGAAACGTCGTCTCCACAGAAATAGctgaacctatatatgaaacaAGATAATGATGTTCACAGATATTACTTTGAATCTAATATTTCacaagaatttttatttttattttatttaaaaactttCAGGAAACAATAGAGATGTTTAGAGCTTATGGGTTTTCAAAGGATCAGTTGAAAAATATTCTCCTCCAGTGCCCATCGGTCTTTAAAAGTAAGTAATCCAGCAgtctttaaatttaaaataagtattttattccatacctgtatgtacataAGTATTTTAttccatacctgtatgtacataAGTAAGTATTTTAttccatacctgtatgtacagagtCCAGCTgtctttgaatttaaaatttgtgagtattttttcatgttattaaAGTTTTGATAACTACGTCAAAGCTATCAGAATCTCATTTGATAAGAGTTTTCAGAAGACAACATGACTTGTTAAGTGAATTGAAATTCGCGATTAGTTtattaaatgtaggtcaaaggacACCATCAAGGTCAGCCGGTTCGCAAATGTAACGGTAACGAAATggaggcctctgattggtcaaaattaagaaattgtAAAATTAATGTGAAAATTGGTATAGATAGGTTATGAGGGATAATGAACACATTGGTATGACTGTGGGGGTGTTtgggggacatctgtaatggtCCCCATTACAATCAgtaattgttattatatatgtactacagtgaaacctgactttactgacactgtattaGACAAAGTAaatgtgtcagatatgacatTGTGTCAATTAAATCAGTGTTGACTGTGACATTGGAGCATGTCGTAGTTCTGTCAGATATAAAAGAATTTTGTTAAAGTCAGTGATTAGTAAaatcaggtttcactgtatataataattgtaaTGAAAAATGGACTAAATGTAAACTGTGCGAGGATTTTATGTTCAATTTTTTTCAGCAACATAAAGGTAAGCTTTGAAGGGGTATTACAAAGTGTATACATATAGAAAAGCGATCCCTAGCCCATTAACTAAGGAGATAACAATTCTAAGAGTGTCGATCAGATTAAAATCTTTGTTTTCCAGGACCAGAAGAAGATAATTTGAAGCATCGTCTACAATACTTGCTCATGAACATCCCAATGGACCATAACACCATCACAAAGTTCAGCTACGTTCTCCGGTACCCCACCAATCCCATCAAGGAGCGACATCTGTTTCTATTGGAGCTTGGCCGTGCACAGTATGATCCCACCAAAGAAAATTACATCTCTCCAACAGACTTGGTGTGTTCACCCGAGTCAAAGTTCTGCCAGCTAGCCAGGACTACACCAGCCTTATTTAGGGAGTTTAAAACGACCTTATAGTGGTCTAGTAATTCTGTGAAGTGACGAGTTGAGACAATTAGTGATACACTCATTAATGAGACAATGAGAGATAAAAGAGTGCCAACGTTTAAGTGAAATATTGTCTGGGCTACACTCATTAATGAGACAATGAGAGATAAAAGAGTGCCAACGTTTAAGTGAAATATTGTCTGGGCTACACTCATTAATGAGACAATGAGAGATAAAAGAGTGCCAACGTTTAAGTGAAATATTGTCTGGGCTACAAATTTTATATGGTTTGAGAGCTTAAAGTACATCTGCAGCATCACTTACAGGTGTGAAGTACATAGAAAGCATGTCATTGTGACCTTCACCTCAAGGTCAAAgacaaaagaaatacaaatattgttGTTTGAAATCCTTATAAGGCATATTTGTGTTCATGAAATCATGTATTGttaacgtcaggatgcctttggcacctgccgttatagtcgtggtgggaaaatgttgttagtgacacttttgtttccggctaactattcctcttttctgtcatacaaatgatatacatccgcagcctaatatagttcctattttgacagcaattattgacacgatttaactgatgtaaaccgtgtttactgcaatcattaaaaatgaaatatgaatgtttggtgttctagactattttagagtataaatataaacattttcctcatcagtatatgcaattctgttggcgtaggattacgtagttctgtctcgatcCTGCCTTCAAAAAGAAAGTAttaaaaatcagtttgatcgtcgtggaaatttacatgcattcacagagaaactatccacatgtattaagactcatatgttcatcctgagttcatatgcaggaacatttcatataagcctaaaaccaaccctatttatgtagtcaaatgcacccgagcattccatgagataacttcagctgtcacgtgactcatcactagtcggccaaaatggcggttatgtctaatgtaactaaaccagCGACCGTTcacagtttcatattcatttgtatgtcgctagaatacgcaagaaatatcaccaggaattgaaggcaagttgtaacaaacaacattgccgtttttcttgaggattttattaaataaggttattatttgtttatttgaaaagaatctaatgattatgatccgtgactgatcatgaatacatgatgtactggcgtcggtgtcaaaactagatatgtctcgtcggacaacgcgaccgcagttttctatcggagttaaaatatgttactaggggtcataaaatagatgtttgataggccttattaacatcttatagtataaataaaatttttaaaaacttaggctgtgtacatcttggattttatctttggttgtacaacatgttctgttaatagaccgatttgtcattcagttgattttttttcaaagtttacaagcagctttactgattcaggagtatatcaataatcttccacaagcataaaagaaatagggaaagaactatactcagctattgtaaagttgtcagctgataaatatgttatacatgttttcttgattatatatagaataggaataccAGATtcagacatttcatctgatacaaatgtaactgactataaaatccaattttaaatttcttattatatgacctcagaccctgacgtttctcaggacctttggccctttgatttaATTTGATCACCTGCTTTCATATCACCAGAAAGAATGTCACAAGTAGCCCTGtgttaaataataaataataaacttGTATCTGTCatgattttatttgaaatacataaTGATGGCTTGTACTTGTACATGGGAATTTAATTCACTCAACCAACTCCAGGGATATTTCAGGCGCAAATCTCATGTAATAATCAATGTATTTACAGGCCAGGCTAGTGCCTGTGTACCAGGTACAGATATACAGATACAGGCCAGGCGAGTGCCTGTGTACCAGGTACAGATATGCAGATACAGGCCAGGCTAGTGCCTGTGTACCAGGTACAGATATACAGATACAGGCCAGGCTAGTGCCTGTGTACCAGGTACAGATATACAGATACAGGCCAGGCTAGTGCCTGTGTACCAGGTACAGATATACAGATACAGGCCAGGCTAGTGCCTGTGTACCAGGTACAGATATACAGATACAGGCCAGGCTAGTGCCTGTGTACCAGGTACAGATACAGGCCAGGCTAGTGCCTGTGTACCAGGTACAGATATACAGATACAGGCCAGGCTAGTGCCTGTGTACCAGGTACAGATACAGGTCAGGCTAGTGCCTGTGTACCAGGTACAGATATACAGATACAGGCCTGGCTAGTGCCTGTGTACCAGGtacagatatacatatacaggccAGGCTAGTGCCTGTGTACCAGGTACAGATATACAGATACAGGCCAGGCTAGTGCCTGTGTACCAGGTACAGATATACAGATACAGGCCAGGCTAGTGCCCGTGTACCAG
Protein-coding regions in this window:
- the LOC117316717 gene encoding transcription termination factor 3, mitochondrial-like → MAACRLSSRLGDSLRKVYGRSTNVCDLCWQRSLNIGSSSQKNELHKLNDEKVMRSSAPPLTPEGGHYLSARGLYTNSIFKAFIFDMAKSTKLSCSGKPMIRTSVLWLNYFSGTRLKLNSNLFCGSRHFCSAEFRRDLDNTAEMKEDLGADSDTQEMDETVGEMLLNVSNHGDQQVISKPLDVYDYSTRNQDSQLPGTTQPAPPLPFQSYNLAPFIAKSDVLKYLLHLNVNLAKVEAKRNAASSLVKLDLKQDVMPVMFFLKEAEIPDDKLGKVIGLYPFIFEKFDEAKLMMEYFKLKKFKKESIAHIIVGAPTVLGLQVVTTDTRIGAYQKFFNLTGDQTRQVMTRVPRILLNHPDVLKETIEMFRAYGFSKDQLKNILLQCPSVFKRPEEDNLKHRLQYLLMNIPMDHNTITKFSYVLRYPTNPIKERHLFLLELGRAQYDPTKENYISPTDLVCSPESKFCQLARTTPALFREFKTTL